The Amblyomma americanum isolate KBUSLIRL-KWMA unplaced genomic scaffold, ASM5285725v1 scaffold_16, whole genome shotgun sequence genome includes a window with the following:
- the LOC144111927 gene encoding uncharacterized protein LOC144111927, producing MQVFAQIIAFAFLPVLTARPPGIVPGIWTPHQEGEICARHPVATDTWEPLATPPLENWTKQAASAAPSSPTAPFASAIKQRHPLSAHCGLCGCATVRTANPLTFVMQVGVPYTLFAKKSSNYCLVQLPSPQCCLCLAVECVNVIHALLLLSGDVETNPGSPNTDAVLAELQKLSAGQRKLISEVQGLKNQLVTTDKTISALSERIANLETQFEVISTLRTEIETLQTSTARTTHQLSEIDTRLDDLENRSRRNNLVFYGLPDPNEKESYDQSEKIIIQHCLDSLNLVIDPKDIERAHRLGRHSIDHQRPIIVKLSAFKTKGVILSNGPKLKNTDFSIGEDFSRSVRNARKHLVAFARTKSGPFSLRYKTLHMGPKRYMFDQDTQTVKEIA from the coding sequence atgcaggtcttTGCTCAAATCATCGCCTTCGCCTTCCTGCCGGTCTTGACGGCCAGACCACCTGGCATCGTACCAGGCATCTGGACGCCACACCAAGAAGGCGAAATTTGTGCTCGTCACCCGGTCGCCACCGACACTTGGGAGCCCCTGGCAACGCCACCTCTCGAAAACTGGACCAAACAAGCGGCGTCGGCAGCCCCATCGTCACCGACAGCACCGTttgcgtcagctataaaacagcgacacccactttcggcacactgtgggctttgcggctgtgccactgtacggaccgctaatccgcttaccttcgtcatgcaggtcgGTGTTCCATATACTCTTTTTGCTAAGAAATCTAGTAATTATTGTctggtgcagctgccgagcccacagtgcTGCTTGTGCCTTGCTGTTGAATGTGTCAATGTGATTCATGCTTTACTATTACTATCGGGCGATGTTGAAACAAATCCGGGATCACCTAATACTGATGCTGTTTTGGCCGAACTGCAAAAGTTGAGCGCTGGTCAGAGAAAACTTATTTCTGAAGTCCAAGGCCTGAAAAATCAACTAGTAACAACAGATAAAACAATATCTGCCCTAAGTGAACGAATTGCGAATCTTGAAACCCAATTTGAGGTAATTAGTACCCTGCGAACAGAAATCGAAACACTTCAAACCAGCACTGCTAGAACGACCCACCAGCTTTCCGAGATAGACACACGTCTGGATGATCTTGAGAACCGCTCAAGAAGAAACAATCTAGTATTCTATGGACTTCCCGACCCAAATGAGAAAGAATCATATGACCaatcagaaaaaataataatccaGCACTGCCTTGATAGCTTGAACCTCGTAATCGACCCTAAAGACATAGAGCGCGCACACCGCCTTGGCCGTCACAGCATTGACCACCAAAGACCTATAATAGTGAAGCTGTCTGCTTTCAAAACCAAAGGGGTCATTCTTTCGAATGGCCCTAAGCTTAAAAATACAGATTTCAGTATCGGCGAAGATTTTTCTCGGTCCGTCCGAAATGCCCGAAAACACCTTGTGGCTTTCGCCAGAACCAAGTCAGGACCCTTTTCCCTTCGATACAAAACGCTGCACATGGGACCAAAACGTTATATGTTTGACCAAGACACACAGACCGTGAAAGAAATCGCATAG